The DNA sequence GATCTCCTAAAAGGACTTGGTCGAGAATAGGTCGATACTTGTCGGGATCGCAAAGTTGAAAGTAACCGCTCCAAAAAACCCCAAGGCCAAGCTCGTCCCAAACTTTGAAGATAGATTCTGGAAGGCGGCCCATGTACTTTTCGCTGTCAACCGGGCCACGCCCCTTTTCCAGCTGACCCGCAGTCAATTTGGTAAGAACAGCTTCAAGCCTAGTTTGATATGAAACCATATGATCACCTTTCAAATTTGCTCAGGACGTTGGAATATTTGACTGACCTTGACCTTGTCCCGAACCCGCCCCAATGCTGCCCCCTGATGTTGCATTGTCGGGGTCGGAAGCGCCAGCCTCGTCACACAATTTAAGTTTGGTATTACTTTTTTCGCCCTTTTGTCGTGCCTTTTCTGCGTGTTCCTTTAATTGTTGCAGTCGTGTTTTTCCGCTGTCTCCCGCCTTGGACCACTGAGAACCTATAGACCTGTTCGCCGACCTCGGTGCTAACCCACCGTCTTTTGTTGAAAACTCCCCTGTACCACCGGCGGAAAGATCAGGCGTATGGATCACATCCATAGTTTTGAGCTCTTTCTGAGCAGCACTCTTAGCTGCTGATTCAGTGAGTTCTCCGTTACTCTCCATAAGGTCTTCTATCTTGTTGCGCAGCCACTTGCTTCGGGCTGCCGCACGATCAGCAGCATCTGTCGCGCCTCTACCGATCTTTTCGTAAGTGTCCATGTTTTTGATAAGCTGGTCGGGCGGAATATTGTTTATTGCATCTTGCTGTTCTTCGAGTTGTCTCTTGAATTCTTTGATCTCATCAGGCGTCGAGCCTTTTGGAGGTTTGAAGCAATCGATTTCCCCACAATCAACGCAAGGCTTGGCCTGTTCGCTCTCCTTGGTCTTGGCGTCAGCGTCTACATTCGCACCTTCCATATAAGATGCGATTGCGG is a window from the Agrobacterium tumefaciens genome containing:
- a CDS encoding polymorphic toxin type 15 domain-containing protein, with translation MSATTTVAGAGGAIAGGWLGRVIGGLAGSLAGPGGTAVGAWIGGQVGAMAGRAAASAIASYMEGANVDADAKTKESEQAKPCVDCGEIDCFKPPKGSTPDEIKEFKRQLEEQQDAINNIPPDQLIKNMDTYEKIGRGATDAADRAAARSKWLRNKIEDLMESNGELTESAAKSAAQKELKTMDVIHTPDLSAGGTGEFSTKDGGLAPRSANRSIGSQWSKAGDSGKTRLQQLKEHAEKARQKGEKSNTKLKLCDEAGASDPDNATSGGSIGAGSGQGQGQSNIPTS